In Bradyrhizobium sp. WD16, the genomic stretch CGAAGGCATCATTGAACGCGCCGGCACGGGCCGCCACCTCCCATTCGAATTCGGTCGGCAGATGCCTGCCGCGCCAGCGGGCGAAGGCGTCAGCTTCGTAATAGCTGACATGGCAGACCGGCGCGGCGGGGTCGATAGGCTGCGAGCCGCCGAGCGTCATCACATACCAGCGGCCGTCCACCTCATGCCAATGGCCTGGCGCGCGCCAGCCCTCGGTGCTCGCCACCGTGAAGCCCTCCATCAGCCATAGCGTCGCGCGCGCGTAGCCGTCGTCGGCCATGAAGGCGAGCCACTCGCCGTTGGTGACGAGATCTCGGGCGATGCGCACCGGGCCGACCAGGGCGCGGTGGGCAGGCTGCTCGTTATCGAAATGGAAACCGTTCTGCTGGTGCCCGATAGCATGGATGCCTTCCGGGAGCACCACCTCGCCATCTCTCCTGTCCGCCCGCCGCTGAGGCGTGGGCCAGCGCCAGTCCGGGTCGTAGGCCGGACGGATCGGGTTGCAGGAGAAGGCGTGCAGGATGTCGGTGAGCATCAGCTCCTGGTGTTGCTGCTCGTGATTGAATCCGACCACTATCAGCGGGGCCACCTTCTCAAGGATGGCGGCATCCGCTTCTTCGAGAAATCGGGTGACCGCCGCATCGACATGGGCCCGGTAGGCGCCGATCTCGGCAGCGCCCGGGCGGGTCAGCAGCCCGCGGGCATGGCGGGCATGGCGCGGGCCGACGGTGACATAATACGAATTGAACAGGAAAGCATAATCGGGATCGAACGGACGGTAGTCCGGCAGGTGCTCGCCGAGCACGAATTGCTCGAAGAACCAGGTGGTGTGGGCGCGGTGCCATTTGGCCGGACTGGCATCCGGCATCGACTGCACGCACTGGTCCTCGGCGGAGAGGGGGCCGGCGCGGCGCTCGGTCTCGGTCCGGACGGAACGGAAAGCGGCAATCAGGGCCGCGTTGCGGGATGAGCTGAGGTCGGAGGTCGGGGCCCAGGGGATTTCGGGGGCGGTCGTGGCTGGTTGCGTCACGCAGAACTCCGATTTCAGGCCATAACGTTTTGCGCGGGGGCAGGTTCCCGAGCGATTCCTGCTCCAGATAGGCTGTCCGGTGGCCGATTACAGGGGTGGAGGCGGCATCCGTCGATTACCGCGGCCCGTTCAGGAATGGGGATCGACCGAAATTCGGGTGGGATGGCAGAGCCGTTCGGGCTACATATATTCCTTATGATGACCCTGGGGCCGAGCCCCCGGCGCACAAGGACGGGACCATGAATATCGAGCAATTCATCGACAACGAAGTGAAGTCGAACGACGTCGTGCTGTTCATGAAGGGCACGCCACAGTTCCCCCAATGCGGGTTCTCCGGCCAAGTGGTCCAGATCCTCGACCACGTCGGGATCCCCTACAAGGGACTGAACGTCCTCGACTCCATGGAATTGCGCGAGGGCATCAAGGTCTATTCCAACTGGCCGACCATTCCGCAGCTCTATGTCAAGGGCGAGTTCGTCGGCGGTTGCGACATCATCCGCGAGATGTTCCAGGCGGGCGAGTTGCAGCAGCTCTTCGCAGACAAGGGCGTCGCCGCGCCGGCGGGCTAAGTCCAGACCAACGCGCCGATGCCATGAGCGCGCCGGCGCGTCTTCAAGCCCGCTGCTGGGCAGGGATATAAAGGGATGAGTGCTGACGGTTCGCGCGTTGTCGGAAGGCTCAAGGGATCGCCCCTTGTGCGTCCTGTCCTACGTCCCGTGAGGCGGCATTTTGCGACGGGCGTGCGCGCAGCGCTGATCGCCGCTGTGCTCGCCATCCCCGCGACGCTTGGACCGGAGCGCGTCGACCCCGCGGCCGCTGCCATCGACCCTCAATTGTCGATCGACAAGCTTGGCCGCATCGACAACTTCTTCAACAGTGAAATCGGCGGCGGAAAGATTCCGGGCGCGGTCGTGCTGGTGCAGCGCCACGGCCGGCCGGCCTATTTCCGGTGTTTCGGTGTCCGCGACGTCGACAGCGGTCTGCCGATGTCGTCGGACACGATCTTTCGTATCTTCTCGATGTCCAAGCCGATCACCGCAGTGACGGCGATGATGCTGATCGACCAGGGCAAGCTCGGCTTGCACGATCCGCTGTCGAAATACATTCCTGCCTTCGCCCAGGTGAAAGTCGGGGTCGAGACCCGCGGCCCCGACGGCGTAACGCGGCTTGCCACCGAGCCGCTGCGCCGCGAGATCACCATCGAGGACTTGCTGCGGCAGTCCTCGGGCATCACCTATGGCTTCTATGGCGACAGCCAGGTGCGCAAGGCCTATGCCGCGGCCGACCTGTTTCGCGAACCGCTCGACAATGCCATTTTCGCCGAGCGTCTTGCCAAGCTGCCCCTCGCCGAGCAGCCGGGCACGGTGTGGGATTATGGCCATTCCATGGACATTGTCGGCCGGGTGATCGAGGTCGTCACCGGGAAGTCGCTCTATCAGGCCGAGAAGGAGATGCTGCTCGATCCGCTCGGCATGACCGACACCGCGTTCTATGTCGCCGATCCGGAAAAGTATTCGCGCCTGGCGCGGCCGATGCCCAGCGACAGCACCTTCGTCGCCACCATGGAGCGCGACGTGCGCAAGCCCATCGCCTGGGAGCCGGGTGGCAGCGGCATGGTGTCGACGCCGCATGATTATGCGCGCTTCGCCCAGATGCTGCTCAACGGCGGCATGCTCGATGGCCGGCAGTATCTCAGCCCGGAAGCGTTCCGGACCATGACCACCAATCAAATCGAGCCGGCGACTGGTGTGAAGCGCGGCGCATTCTATTTCCCCGGTGACGGTTTCGGTTACGGCCTCGGCTTTGGTGTCCGCATCAATCGCGGCGACCGCAACCCGCCGGGCGCGGTCGGCGAGATCAAGTGGGACGGCGCTGGCGGCACCTATTTCTTCGCCGATCCCAAGAACGACATGTTCGCCATGCTGATGATCCAGTCACCGTCGCAGCGCGGACGTATCATTCCCGAGCTCAAGAAGCTGGTCTACGACGCGCTCGCGACCAAATAGAGGTTGTCGAGCAGCGTGAGCGCCGGCTCGTGTGAACGGGGCGCGCGAAGAATCCGCTCCATTCATTAGGCCGAGCCCCTCAGCTGCCGGGCGCGGCGAATTTCATCAGGACGAGACCGGCGAGGATGAGTGCGGCGGCGGTGAGGCGCAGCGGGGTCATCGCCTCGCCGAGCAGCAAGATGCCGGTGGCGAAGGCGCCGAGCGCGCCGATCCCGGTCCAGACCATGTAGGACGTGCCCATCGGCAACGATTTCATCGCCAGCGCCAGCAGGCCGACGCTGGCGATCATGGCGGTGATGCTCAGTACGGCGGGCGTCGGGCGGCTGAAGCCGTCCGACTGCTTGAGAGCATAGGCCCAGACGATTTCGAGCAGACCGGCGACGGTCAAGAGCATCCAGGACATCACGCGGCTCCTTCAGGCGAAGAGCCGGGCCGTCCCGGGCGTCGAATCTACCCGCAGCTCGATTGCGGCGGGACGAGGACGTGGCCTCATGCTTCACTCAGGCATCTGACGCGACGGTTAATGTCGAATCCATTCCACCAGATCAAGAGCAGGCTCAGGTCTCTTCGATCACGATCACGACCACGACGTCGCCGGCCCGCAGCGTCTGGCCGGGCCTGACCCGGATCTGGGCAATGCGGCCCGCGGCCGGGGCGGTCACCGCAATCTCCATCTTCATCGATTCGATGATAGCGAGCCCGTCGCCGGCGCGGACCTCGGTGCCTTCCGCCACAAGGACCTTCCACACATTGCCTGGAACCTCGGAGAACGCCCCAGCGCAGCCTGGCGGGAGGGTGTCGAAGCCGCTGAGGGCGGCAGACGTAGGCTCCTCGACCGGACCATTGAGGCTGAGTTCTGCCCAGCGCTGGCGTTCGGCCTCGAAAGCGGCTTGCTGGCGCTGCTTGAAC encodes the following:
- the egtB gene encoding ergothioneine biosynthesis protein EgtB; the encoded protein is MPWAPTSDLSSSRNAALIAAFRSVRTETERRAGPLSAEDQCVQSMPDASPAKWHRAHTTWFFEQFVLGEHLPDYRPFDPDYAFLFNSYYVTVGPRHARHARGLLTRPGAAEIGAYRAHVDAAVTRFLEEADAAILEKVAPLIVVGFNHEQQHQELMLTDILHAFSCNPIRPAYDPDWRWPTPQRRADRRDGEVVLPEGIHAIGHQQNGFHFDNEQPAHRALVGPVRIARDLVTNGEWLAFMADDGYARATLWLMEGFTVASTEGWRAPGHWHEVDGRWYVMTLGGSQPIDPAAPVCHVSYYEADAFARWRGRHLPTEFEWEVAARAGAFNDAFGTVWQWTRSAYAPYPGYRAAEDALGEYNGKFMVNQFVLRGSSLATPEGHSRLTYRNFFYPHHRWQFTGLRLADYPD
- the grxD gene encoding Grx4 family monothiol glutaredoxin, with the translated sequence MNIEQFIDNEVKSNDVVLFMKGTPQFPQCGFSGQVVQILDHVGIPYKGLNVLDSMELREGIKVYSNWPTIPQLYVKGEFVGGCDIIREMFQAGELQQLFADKGVAAPAG
- a CDS encoding serine hydrolase; the encoded protein is MRAALIAAVLAIPATLGPERVDPAAAAIDPQLSIDKLGRIDNFFNSEIGGGKIPGAVVLVQRHGRPAYFRCFGVRDVDSGLPMSSDTIFRIFSMSKPITAVTAMMLIDQGKLGLHDPLSKYIPAFAQVKVGVETRGPDGVTRLATEPLRREITIEDLLRQSSGITYGFYGDSQVRKAYAAADLFREPLDNAIFAERLAKLPLAEQPGTVWDYGHSMDIVGRVIEVVTGKSLYQAEKEMLLDPLGMTDTAFYVADPEKYSRLARPMPSDSTFVATMERDVRKPIAWEPGGSGMVSTPHDYARFAQMLLNGGMLDGRQYLSPEAFRTMTTNQIEPATGVKRGAFYFPGDGFGYGLGFGVRINRGDRNPPGAVGEIKWDGAGGTYFFADPKNDMFAMLMIQSPSQRGRIIPELKKLVYDALATK
- the sugE gene encoding quaternary ammonium compound efflux SMR transporter SugE — encoded protein: MSWMLLTVAGLLEIVWAYALKQSDGFSRPTPAVLSITAMIASVGLLALAMKSLPMGTSYMVWTGIGALGAFATGILLLGEAMTPLRLTAAALILAGLVLMKFAAPGS